The Nitrospira sp. KM1 genome includes a window with the following:
- a CDS encoding GDP-L-fucose synthase, which yields MTSSWKEKRVVVTGGAGFLGSFVVERLKALGCSQIVVPRAKEYDLVRMEAVQRLYEDANPDLVIHLAARVGGIGANQANPGRFFYDNLMMGAQLIEAGRQHGLKKFVALGTICAYPKFASIPFREDDIWDGYPEETNAPYGLAKKMMLAQSQAYRQQYGFNSIVLFPVNLYGPRDNFDLATSHVIPALIRKFDHARENRAEAVTLWGDGSPSREFLYVEDAAEGILCAAEVYDDSLPVNLGTGTEITIKDLAVRIAHEIGFAGKIVWDTSKPNGQPRRCLDVTRAKELFGFQARHSLEIGLKKTIEWFMANRHKLREVHF from the coding sequence ATGACGTCGTCTTGGAAAGAGAAACGCGTCGTGGTGACCGGCGGCGCCGGATTTCTCGGCTCGTTCGTGGTCGAGCGGTTGAAGGCATTGGGGTGTTCTCAGATCGTCGTTCCGCGAGCCAAAGAATACGACCTCGTTCGAATGGAGGCCGTCCAACGTCTGTACGAGGACGCGAACCCGGATCTTGTCATCCATCTTGCGGCCAGGGTTGGGGGAATCGGAGCCAATCAAGCCAACCCCGGCAGGTTCTTTTATGACAATCTCATGATGGGGGCACAGCTCATCGAAGCTGGGCGTCAGCATGGCCTTAAGAAGTTTGTCGCGCTTGGCACCATCTGCGCGTATCCGAAGTTTGCGTCGATCCCCTTTCGGGAAGACGACATTTGGGACGGATATCCGGAAGAAACCAATGCGCCCTATGGATTAGCCAAGAAAATGATGTTAGCGCAGTCGCAGGCCTACCGGCAGCAATACGGGTTCAATTCGATAGTATTGTTTCCGGTGAATCTCTATGGACCAAGAGACAATTTTGATTTGGCGACTTCACACGTCATTCCGGCATTGATTCGGAAATTCGATCACGCCCGGGAGAATAGGGCTGAAGCCGTCACTCTGTGGGGAGACGGATCGCCGAGCCGGGAATTTTTGTATGTAGAGGATGCGGCTGAGGGCATTCTTTGTGCCGCTGAGGTATACGATGACAGTTTGCCAGTGAATCTTGGAACGGGAACGGAAATCACCATTAAAGATCTCGCTGTGCGGATCGCTCATGAGATAGGATTTGCCGGCAAGATCGTGTGGGACACCTCGAAGCCGAACGGTCAGCCTCGACGGTGTTTGGATGTCACGCGAGCGAAAGAGCTTTTCGGATTTCAGGCTCGGCATAGCCTGGAAATAGGTCTGAAGAAAACGATCGAGTGGTTCATGGCAAATCGTCACAAGCTTCGCGAAGTCCATTTCTAA
- a CDS encoding class I SAM-dependent methyltransferase has product MTNETLYTSGKYLETSQSWHAEDSPWKAKQISKVIRDNRLCPKQVAEIGCGAGLIINELSRVEELRDTQFWGYDISPFAIQLAKRHETSRVRFFCEDLFAEGNREHFDVLLAIDVYEHIPDYMGFLAKCRMKANYKIYHIPLDLHVSSVLRNVFLNNRYSMGHLHYFTADSAIATLKDTGHDVIDSFYTNPCMQLFREHPSVKRAIANVPRWLCSKISMSFSARIFGGYSLLVLAR; this is encoded by the coding sequence ATGACGAACGAAACGTTATACACGAGCGGGAAATACCTGGAAACCTCGCAGTCATGGCACGCTGAAGATTCTCCGTGGAAGGCAAAGCAGATTTCTAAGGTAATTCGTGACAACCGTCTCTGTCCTAAACAGGTGGCAGAGATAGGATGTGGCGCGGGTCTAATCATTAATGAGCTATCCAGGGTTGAGGAACTTCGTGACACACAGTTTTGGGGGTATGACATCTCACCTTTCGCAATTCAACTTGCGAAGCGACACGAAACTTCTAGAGTAAGATTTTTTTGCGAGGACTTGTTCGCTGAAGGAAATCGCGAGCATTTTGATGTTCTATTGGCAATAGACGTATACGAACACATTCCGGATTATATGGGATTTCTGGCCAAGTGCAGAATGAAGGCGAACTATAAAATTTACCATATACCGTTAGATCTTCATGTCTCTTCAGTCCTGAGGAACGTCTTTCTGAACAATCGGTATTCAATGGGCCACCTTCATTACTTTACGGCTGATTCGGCTATAGCCACGTTGAAAGATACGGGTCATGATGTGATCGATAGTTTCTACACAAATCCGTGCATGCAACTTTTTAGAGAACATCCTTCGGTTAAACGGGCTATCGCAAATGTTCCTCGGTGGTTGTGTTCAAAGATCAGCATGTCGTTTTCTGCTCGCATCTTTGGAGGATATTCCCTACTCGTCCTAGCAAGGTAG